Genomic window (Oncorhynchus mykiss isolate Arlee chromosome 28, USDA_OmykA_1.1, whole genome shotgun sequence):
ATCATCGTCATCATTTTAGTCAACCGATACCACAGACGCAAAAACAGAAAATTAGAGATGGCGCTTAGCAAAAGGATGTGAGTTGATTTCCATAATactttgaacccccccccccctcactatCCTTAAATGCTCATTTCTGAAATGCTCTCTTTCACAGGTTAGAAATCAACACTCTCTCCAGACAGGCCTCCTCCAGGAGACTCAACTCTGTCAGCACAGACCCCAGAGGACAGGTGCAGAGTACATTAAATTTGAACGCTTGTTTGCTCTTATTTTCAGTTATTAGTTATCGTCTACTTGTGAATGAGTGTCTGCCAGCAATAATTATTATCTTTCTCTACTTTTCACCCCACCCACAGAATGAAGACTGTACACTACTCAGACTAGACAGTGGAATGAAAAAAAGCCTAATGTCCCTTGAAGTGAGAGTTCATAAAAGCTTCAACAATATCATACTGATTTATTAATTGATGTTTAATCTGTGGATTATTGTGATCCCTCTCGTTAGGACCATCCCATCTACAAAGGCAGTCAATCCACCCTCGGTGGGAAGTGGGGGACAGTTCGAGAGGGTGATTTGGACTACCTAGGCCGCCCCATCCTGTACCAATCCAGCTGGCGCGAGTGCAGAGAGAGTATGAGGGGggctgagatggagggagaaagggaagagCGCAGACGAAGGGTGGAGTCGTACCTAAAGAGCAGCAATATGTCCCTGGTGTGTATTTGTGTccgagagaggaagaggatacGTGAAAGTTTGAAAATGCAGACTAAGTTTACTCTGTAATAACTGAAAGGCCTATCTGTTTCTCTCAATGCCACACAATATGTGGCTCTCCATTTCTCAGGACTCTGGCCTTCCTTCCTCCCTTGTCCCCATGAAGCCCCAGGATCATGATGGCAGTGTGGGGCCCACAGACATCCCCCCAATGCTCAGCAACCTGGGTGGCCAGAGGGAAGGCATGACGGAAGGGGAAGACTGGAGCGACAGACAGGACGTGCTGGAGGTTGACGAGGCTGACTTTGACACCAGTTCATACCAGATCTCAGAGGCACTCTCCAACCACTTCCACTACAGCAACGGGTTCCTGCGGCCCAAACCACACTCCAACGCCATCCTCCTACACCCCAGAGGACAGAACATTTAGACGGGTGAAAGGAGTTTGTTGAAAAAGGAACTGCCCTCTGCTCCACCCTAACTCAATGGTCATGGAGGCCTGTTAAATTCCAGCATCACTTTGTCAACTGTAAACCTAGTATTGTCTAAGCACTTATCAGTTGTGCTTGTGGTGTCATTTTAGCTAACCTTATAGTTCTGATATACTAAATATACCCTACCCTTAATGTTATTTTCATGTTtctttctatttaaaaaaatcaaaagGGCTGTTTGAGAGAATTCTCATGTTTATTCGTAAAAGCATGTccactgttgttttttttctccagaattCTTAGTCTCTGGCAAAGTTCTAAAAAGACGATGGCGATCCGGCTCTTGATATCATTGTTCCTTTTAAAAGGTTACAAGCAGGAGGCTGTGATccctccctacagtatattagcacCACTAGTGTAACAGTTGTGGTAGGGTCGCACTGCTCTCACTTTACAGAATAGAAAGACAAAAGTAACACTGCTGCTTTCTGCAAGTGTCTTGACTGTCTTCTCATAAACTCTGTTCTCAGTCATTAGAAAACATTTgtcaatagctaggtttccatccaattggcgattcatgtgaatattctagaaTCCCCATAAAATATTTGTATTTCCAACCAGTGTTTACCCCAAACTGACTTGTTTTCATGTACTGAATAAAGTTCAATGCTTTtcccatcacattttcaactacCGATAGTTTGGTCACAAAAACAGTTGCGTTATATAGCAAATATGCCTACTCTGGTCGTGGCATGTGCGCTATAGCCAACAGCTCACATACAGTACGGGTAGGgttagtctacatgatgagattatgaatatttttatttgtcaagcaCGGCAGTCAAGCgttgatcatgtcaccagaataagaccctcgatatttattggaaaggagcatcaagatcaccgtgcactttcatcACCTTCCCACTGGGCATAGACAATTTCAACGTCTAGTTtatatttacatttggttgatgTCAACTACTGtgaaatgtcaccatgtcattagatttaggttaaaagttggatgAAAAAGACCATTTCCTTACAGTTAAGACTTTtggcaaatccaatcagttttccaggttgattcaacgtcatcagattacatttttgttgttgaaataacATGGAAACAATGATGCAACTAGTTTTTGCCTATTGGGCTGTGAAGTTTATAACtgaatctgtagcctaataaaccaTGGTTTCCCAAGTCGTATGGGAGGACCACCCACAATATAattgtgactccaagtttactttgatatggttattatataaatatttgcgcataaaggtgtttccactgtcatttctcacataatacattttacagacacaaaaaggtAGAACAAACAAATTATCTGTCAGAATTTATGAAATTGCACTGAAACATCACAGCTGTGATTTTGTTTTAATATGGTATGACTTTCCTCGCATAAAaactggatggaaacgtggttaatgAGGTTGTTTCATAATGTGTGGGGCGGGCCCCAGCTGGTTTCTCTAGAATGTTCTTAATTGTCTTGTCATGGTGATAATCATCAGTAGACTGTTGGCTTTGCTCTGAGACCCCTGTGTACTCGCTGGTGTGTGCGGAGATTACTCTGCTGAGCAAAACACCTCCCACACGTCACACAGTTGTACGGTTTCTCTCCCGTATGAATCCGTTGATGCATCTCCAAGTGGCTGACCCAGTCAAAGCTCTTTCCGCAGTAGGTACAAACAAACCGCTTCTCTCCTGCTGGGGTTCCCTGTGGGGCTACTTTTGGGGAGTTGAAACCATTTGGGGCAAACGAGAATACATTGTTTAGCCAAATGTTGGAATATGCTCCACTCTCATTGGCTCGCGTTTGTTTGTCTGATGGCACTCTAGTAGTAGttccatcctcccttctctctgggTGCATAGTTTGCTCTCTGTGCTGACCTGGTTGTGCATGAACCAAATCTGTAGAGGTCCTACTTCGGTCATTCCAAACAGACTGTGCTCGCATCTCTTCTTTCATTAGTCTGTTTATGTACCCCATCTCTGATGATGGATCGCTATCCAGACCCTCCACAGCACTTTGAATAAGCTGTATGTCTGTATTGAGATCCTGTCTATATTGTTCTGTACCATATGAGCAATCTGGACCCTCAGAGTCACAGTTAATCTCTGATACAGACGCCCACAGCTGACTCTCTCGGTCATCCATGGCAAACTCAGTTTCCTGATGATCTGATCTCTCTGTGCCATGTTCACTTCCTGATGTATGTAGTGAAATAATGTCATACTCCTCCTCTTGCTCGGTCTTCACCACTAATTCTAGTCCACTACCCTTCTCCTCTCGCTGGCCAGACCTGTACTGTTCATTAAGCCCCACTACTGATTCTTTAGGTGGCTGTGGTCTATTTTGATCCCGTTGGTCATCTTTAGGTGTGAACACTTTGTCTCTCGCGGTCTGCTCAAATGAAGTCCATTCACCAGCATCCTTATCAGACCCCTTGGACCCTAGGAAAGGTTTAAATGAACTGTCAGTAAATGTCAAAAACAATGTAAAAGTTCAGAGAGCACTGAGCAATTGAACAAGGTCAACAACTGAAATCAATTATCTACACTAGCTAGGCATAAATGTCAGTCATATTGTTAATACTATCTTTTTGAAGAATTTACCCTTTAGTAGAGATGGACAGCAACACATTTCAGATAGGTCTACTCAAATGCACCTTTCAAGTGCTAGTCTGAACTAGGAAAGTCGGAAATGTCCACCTTGCTAACTGGTAGTAGTAACGCATCATCAAGTTGGAAATttccgagtttcctagttccgactagcattTGAACACGGCATACCTGAACCAGTACCTGGGCTTGGGGATAAGCTTAATATAACGACCTTTCCTCTGACGCCCAGGATCCTTCAATTCAAATGCCGCGTTCACATTCTAATCGGAAGTAGGAAACGCGGACATTTCCGAATTGCTGATTCGTTGAACGCGGCACTTGTATCGCTACAACAGTTAGCATGTCGGAAATGTCAAAGTTTTCTTTTTCAGACTTGCAATAGAACGAGGCAAAAGTCCCATTAACCAGCTCTGCGAACGTTACGTCAAAATAGGTTCTGTACTCACCAAAATATGGAATTTCGCAGAGCAACTAATTATTACTGCCGTTACGCACGGTATGTACTTCCAATAAAATCTATGACCTTTCGGAATATTGTAATGCTGGTGGATCAGCATGCGAGACAGTAGTAATGAGTGATTTTATTGGAGGTGGTTTTGGCGCATGCGGTCTTATTTACCTTTTTTGGGAGTACATACCGTGCGTAAGGCAGTAATGACTGTAGTTGCTCTGCATAactccatgtgtttttttttttacattataacGTTTATATAGCTGGTTAATGGGTCTTTAAATTGAAGGATCCTGGGCGTCAGAGTGCTCGTCATATGTATCGTCTCCTCAAGCCCATGTACTGGTTCATTCTAAACACAGCTAGCTAGTACAGTCTTAGCAATATAATACATGGATTTTATTTCTATGAGTATAGTAAACACGATCTGGCTcaccctgctctgttctgctggAAGACAAAGAGCATGTTGAAGAACAGCCTGCTTCTCGCGCTTTGGACGTCGTCCTTTGCCGTTCGTTCTCCACAAACAATAATTTTCTTTTTAACGCTTCGATTTCATTTTCTCTTCGACACATTTCCAAGCGTAAAACAGTAAAACCATCATCGAACATTTTACTTATTTCTGCCACCGCAGCTTTGGCTAACACATCCATAACCGAGGTTATTTTGGTCTGAAAGGTAACACAATTGGTTATATTCTCCTGGAACAACATTTTATCTGACTAGTGTTATGTTTCTAAAGATAATGTTCAGTCGGAAAAGACAATACAATAGCAAACTACCAGAGACGGAAGAGGAAGCGACTCGCTGTTTTTTTTCCTGTTTCCATGGAAGTcagacccagctgctattgcattggtgtctatgggagacaCACCCAGTTAAGTATACTTTTTGGGAAGGTAAACTGCTTGAGTTAACTGTTAACCACTTTTGCTAGCTACCACTGATGGGTCTTTACTTCCGCGACAACAAAGGATGGGAGAAGCGCGTGGTCATATGATCATTAAAGAGTCCTACGGTGTCCGTAGAGGACATAAACAGACCGCCTGCTCACCTGTCTTTTCTGAAGCCAGATACATGGCACAGGCACGCAATACTGTGTCTTGCTGCTCTGGACACCGAACACGCATCTtaaacacgcaaacacacacacatatatatataactaatatataaatattagttaGTTGTTCCACATTAGTTGTTCCACGATTTATTGGGTAAGTTTGCGTCCCTGTTAATGTCTCTcggggattaaaaatatatatatttacctaggcaagtcagttaagaacaaattcttaattacaatgacgaccaaatccggacgacgctgggccaaccgtgcgccgccctatggtactcccaatcacggcagaTGTGATGCAACATCGAACCAATGACACCTCTTGCAcggagatgcagtgtcttagattcctgcgccactcgggagcccaagacTTAATATTATGCCCATTCAATGTACATGTCAATTATTCTGGGTAGCCCAACTTGATTGTGCCTTTTGATTCCTTTCAACTCTGATTTAATCCCTGTgctgtttttacaatatattatTCGATTGGCACAATATATTCTAGTCTGGCAGTGGTTTATCTATGTACATTGATgggctgtactgtagtaatgcACAGGGAACAGACTACAGTACTATTGTCTCCTGAACCAATCTAACATCATCACCAATTCAGACTGGTTTTCTGTCCAGAACAACATTGGTGCATTATACTATGATTCTGGACTGATGTCATTCATTTATTGAGCAAGTTATCTAAAGCACACACCTGCTACTCAACCAAACAACAATCTTTATCTGAGTTGAGTGAACCTTTTTCACTGTTACTGCTCACTTTTTCAGAGAAAGGCTCAAACACAGGGATAGCTTTtttgtgttttatttaactaggcaagtcagttaagaacaaattcttatttacaatgacagcctaggaacagtgggttaactgccttgttcagtggcagaacaacagattttttacttGACAGTTCAGGGAtgtgatccagcaacctttcagttactgaccaaacactctaaccactgggctacctgcagTTTGTATGTTTTACACGGACTGTTTAAATAATGAACCTGGAATGTCTTGCCAGTGTGTTTTATGTTTATCCTAGATGTACTGTAAAAGGCCCGGACCCTCTCTGTGCTGTGTGAATACACAGGTTGGCATTTTTGGGATGACTTGtgtactggaggcagctctgcagggacagctggcacagccacaatgTCATAAAAtcggattttaaacctaaccttaaccgaactgctaaccttatgcttaACCTTAAGGTTAAGCAAAAAAAAGCatatttttgttttcattaatttTTTACAATGTATAGCCAGTTTTGACTTTGTTGCTGGCTCATTAGTAGAAATCACCCAGCTCGGCCTCCAGGACAAGATACATCCCAATAAACGTAAACTTTCTGCGCACATGTGACCTAACAGTCAGTAGACTTCTCTTCCACCAGAGATAAAGGCACTGACTTTGCTCCATCCTCATGGGGCCCGGGATCAGCAAGCCGCACCAGGGAGGCTCTACTCCAACTACCAGCGACAGCATGGAGAACAGACTCCTGCTCCAGGCCTCTGTGCTGCCTAAGGCCCTCTCTGTGACCTCATGTGCATCACTGCCCTCCTCCTGCCAGTCTCTCCAGCCCTGCAGGCTAACCTcaaccacatcctcctctcccccacctctccactcctAAGCACAGAGAACCAATTCTTAAAGAGAGGTTCACTCCTCTTCActcattcctcctctcttccctctcggtCCTTTGTCCTCTTCATACCTTTCACTCTCTAGTGGTGTCCTGCCTCCTACtggccttcctcctcctcctgttctggATGAATACTGGGAGGATGAGGAAGGCGGTCTGCCTGTAAGGACATgctgcggcagggtagcctagtggttagagcgttggactagtaactggaatgttgcaagttcaaacccccgagctgacaaggtacaaatctgtcattctgcccctgaacaggcagttaacccactattcccaggccgtcattgaaaataagaatatgttcttaactgacttgcctggttaaataaaggtaaaaaaataaaaaataaatgctgtCTTACTCTGAAGAGATTTGTGTGGTATGTAGCCCCATAAGCCCATCCCTTTCTTTCAGTCTGTTTTTGTTTGTGGTGTCCATTCCAATACAGTCAATctttgaaataaaatacatttgtgaTTCTCAATTTATTGGTTAAGTGATTCTGAGTCCATATGTTTCTCTGACAATGTAAGGTAATGGCAGTATACAGAATGTGTTCTCCTTCTTCCTCATGACATGTCAGGATTCTGACCAGGACAGTCTCATGGCTGAGGAGATTGAGGTGTCCACAGAGATGCATGTTCTGGACAAGGTATTGGATGAAGAGGAGCTGGACCAAAACATGTCAATTGGGGAACAGGAGTTTggtgagatagagaggggaaaagaTGAACTGAAAGACAAAAAGGTGAGGGAGGAGATTCTGCATTTAATCTCTCACAAAAAACATCAAGTTGAATCTCAaaacctttctctctcccctttactGCTCTCGCTTTCTACCCCTCTATTCCTTTTCCTCACCCTTTCCCTTCCATCATCAGTACATGGTAAAGGTTCTGCCAGATGGCCTGACTGTGGATGGAGCAAGGCTTCTGTTTGGCCGAGCCCCGAAACAGAATGACGCTGGAGTTTATGAATATGTGGTGAACAACGGCGTTGGGACAAGGAAAGTAGAACATAACATCACAGTTACAGGTAAGGGGAAATGGGCAAAGTTACTCCTGTATTTTGCTAAGATCTGAacagaaaaacaaaacactgGTCACATGTCttatttattttactgctgctctttaattatttgttacttttatttatttttcttaactgcattgttggttaagggcttgtaagtaagcgtttcactgtaaggtgaaacctgTTGTATTGGCGCATGTgatcattatttttttatttgatgccTCATTAGTAATATTTGTAATATTGCTGCCCACTTGTGATAATAACCTGAAATACAGAGATCACTAAAGTTGCAACAAACCTGCATCCTATATACAGTAGGGCCCTTtgttgtcctttgacagctctttggtcttggccatagtggagtttggagtgtgactgtttgaggttgtggacaggtgtcttttatactgataacaagttcaaacaggtgccattaatacaggtaacgagtggaggacagaggagcctcgtaaagaagaagttacaggtctgtgagagccagaaatcttgcttgtttgtaggtgaccaaatacttattttccaccataatatgcaaataaattcattaaaaatcctacattgtgattttctggatattttttttctcattttgtctgtcaaagttgatgaaaattacaggcctctctcatctttttaagtgggagaacttgcacaattggtggctgactaaatacttttttgccccactgtacatggcaCTGCAATCGCTACCTTTGGTGGTATGTGTTCACAATTTTGTGTGCATTCCCTCTTTCCTTTCCACTCCCTCACTGAGAGACATCTCGGAGTGTGCAGGAAGTGATCTTTGACACTCTAGTGATGATCATTATAGGTGTGGCTGCTGGGGTGTTGGTCATCGTCATTATTATCTTAGTTAACTAATACCATAGACGCAATAACAGGACATTAGAGATGGAGCTTCATGAGTTGATTTCCACAATACTTGGAACCCCCTTTCCCTATCCTTAAATCCTCCTTAGTTTCTAAAAAGCTCTTTCATAGGTTAAAAATCAACACTCTCCAGACAGGCCTCCTCCACAAGACTCAACTCTTTCAGCACAGATCCCAGACGACAGGTAGAGTACTTTCAATTCAAACACTTGTTACTCGTATTTTCAGTCATCTCTCATTTTCTTAGAGGGGTCTTTTTCAGTTATTAGTTATCATCTACttgaattttttaaaatattttttatttatttcacctttatttaaccaggtaggcaagttgagaacaagttctcatttacaattgcaacctggccaagataaagcaaagcagttcgacagatacaacgacacagagttacacatggagtaaaacaaacatacagtcaataatacagtataaacaaatctatatacgatgtgagcaaatgaggtgagaagggaggtaaaggcaaaaaaaaggccatggtggcaaagtaaatacaatatagcaagtaaaacactggaatggtagatttgcaatggaagaatgtgcaaagtagaaataaaaataatggggtgcaaaggagcaagataaataaattaattaaaatacagtagggaaagaggtagttgtttgggctaaattataggtgggctatgtacaggtgcagtaatctgtgagctgctctgacagttggtgcttaaagctagtgagggagataagtgtttccagtttcagagatttttgtagttcgttccagtcattggcagcagagaactggaaggagaggcggccaaagaaataattggttttgggggtgactagagagatatacctgctggagcgtgtactacaggtgggagatgctatggtgaccagcgagctgagataagtagggactttacctagcagggtcttgtagatgacatggagccagtgggtttggcgacgagtatgaagcgagggccagccaacgagagcgtacaggtcgcaatggtgggtagtatatggggctttggtgacaaaacggattgcactgtgatagactgcatccaatttgttgagtagggtattggaggctattcgaggattggtaggatggtcagttttacaagggtatgtttggcagcatgagtgaaggatgctttgttgcgaaataggaagccaattctaaatttaactttggattggagatgtttgatatgggtctggaaggagagtttacagtctaaccagacacctaagtatttgtagttgtccacgtattctaagtcagagccgtccagagtagtgatgttggacagacgggtaggtgcaggtagagatcggttgaagagcatgcatttagttttacttgtatttaagagcaattggaggccacggaaggagagttgtatggcattgaagcttgcctggagggttgttaacacagtgtccaaagaagggccagaagtatacagaatggtgtcgtctgcgtagaggtggatcagagactcaccagcagcaagagcgacctcattgatgtatacagagaagagagtcggtccaagaattgaaccctgtggcacccccatagagattgccagaggtccggacagcagaccctccgatttgacacactgaactctatcagagaagtagttggtgaaccaggcgaggcaatcatttgagaaaccaaggctgtcgagtctgccgaatGAGTGTCTGCCAGCaatcatttttgtatttttacttGTCACCCCATGCACAGAATGAAGACTGTACACTTCTCAGACTAGACAGTAGAATGGAAAAAAAAGCCTAATGTCCCTTGAGGTGAGAGTTCATAAAAGCGTCAACAATATTGTACATTTACAACATTATGTACAGTATCATACTGAGGCACTCCCCAACCACAACAATGGGTTTCTGCGGCCAAAACCACACT
Coding sequences:
- the LOC110508509 gene encoding zinc finger protein 473 homolog, coding for MLFQENITNCVTFQTKITSVMDVLAKAAVAEISKMFDDGFTVLRLEMCRRENEIEALKRKLLFVENERQRTTSKAREAGCSSTCSLSSSRTEQGSKGSDKDAGEWTSFEQTARDKVFTPKDDQRDQNRPQPPKESVVGLNEQYRSGQREEKGSGLELVVKTEQEEEYDIISLHTSGSEHGTERSDHQETEFAMDDRESQLWASVSEINCDSEGPDCSYGTEQYRQDLNTDIQLIQSAVEGLDSDPSSEMGYINRLMKEEMRAQSVWNDRSRTSTDLVHAQPGQHREQTMHPERREDGTTTRVPSDKQTRANESGAYSNIWLNNVFSFAPNGFNSPKVAPQGTPAGEKRFVCTYCGKSFDWVSHLEMHQRIHTGEKPYNCVTCGRCFAQQSNLRTHQRVHRGLRAKPTVY
- the LOC110508160 gene encoding uncharacterized protein LOC110508160 yields the protein MTCQDSDQDSLMAEEIEVSTEMHVLDKVLDEEELDQNMSIGEQEFGEIERGKDELKDKKYMVKVLPDGLTVDGARLLFGRAPKQNDAGVYEYVVNNGVGTRKVEHNITVTGKGKWAKLLLYFAKI